Proteins from one Malaya genurostris strain Urasoe2022 chromosome 2, Malgen_1.1, whole genome shotgun sequence genomic window:
- the LOC131428962 gene encoding uncharacterized protein LOC131428962, whose product MQAAKEALVKGVQQQTFHEELKALKNMRPLLSHSALKYLRPIIDNNGILRVGGRLQHSEEVYQAKHPMILPNAFIAALRRFIARRGLPQQIHSDNGTNFKGAKNTLLALYHMLNDKPSHKKIVNECVNRGIQWKFIPPRAPNFGGLWEAAVKTAKTSLIKTIGQCKLSYEDFVTLLTQIEANMNTRPLTPLSEDPSELDVLTPGHFLTGSSLGTLPDPDYTKIQPNRLKHYQQLQQLIQQHWVRWKKEYLTEINSQHHKSSKSVQLEVGQLVLVRDDNMSSISWPLAQIITTYPGQDGHSRVVTVKTAAGVYTRPVSRIYPLPMNTDMQPQQEDTQGVAASTNEDTNCSF is encoded by the exons ATGCAAGCAGCCAAAGAAGCATTGGTCAAAGGTGTGCAGCAGCAAACGTTCCACGAAGAGTTGAAGGCGTTAAAAAACATGCGACCACTTCTATCACATTCAGCATTGAAATATCTTCGTCCAATAATTGATAACAATGGAATCCTTCGTGTCGGTGGCCGGCTTCAACACTCCGAAGAAGTGTACCAAGCCAAGCACCCTATGATTCTCCCAA ACGCATTTATCGCCGCTTTACGTCGTTTCATAGCACGTCGTGGTTTGCCTCAACAAATTCATTCCGATAATGGAACTAATTTCAAGGGAGCAAAAAATACTCTACTGGCACTGTATCATATGCTCAACGATAAACCTagtcataaaaaaattgttaatgaATGTGTCAATAGAGGCATTCAATGGAAATTCATACCCCCTCGAGCACCCAATTTCGGAGGGCTATGGGAAGCAGCAGTAAAAACAGCAAAAACTTCGTTGATCAAAACGATCGGTCAATGTAAACTATCGTACGAAGATTTCGTCACTCTATTAACGCAGATCGAGGCCAACATGAACACTCGTCCACTTACTCCACTTTCGGAAGATCCTTCTGAGCTCGACGTGTTAACTCCAGGACATTTCCTTACGGGAtcatcattgggaacattaccaGATCCAGATTACACTAAAATACAACCCAATCGATTAAAACACTATCAGCAATTACAGCAGCTAATTCAACAACATTGGGTTCGATGGAAAAAGGAGTATTTGACCGAAATAAACAGCCAACATCATAAATCTTCAAAATCGGTCCAATTAGAAGTAGGCCAACTAGTTTTAGTGCGAGATGATAATATGTCATCAATCTCTTGGCCTCTTGCTCAAATCATCACCACTTATCCTGGTCAAGACGGTCACTCCAGAGTGGTAACAGTgaaaactgcagctggtgtttaCACACGTCCAGTATCCAGAATTTATCCACTTCCGATGAACACCGACATGCAGCCGCAACAAGAAGATACTCAAGGGGTAGCAGCATCCACTAATGAAGACACAAATTGTTCCTTTTAA